The region TTGAGAGTATTCTGGTCGGAGACTAATTAGCTCTTTGCGCTCGTTTGATGGCGGCGACCAGCGGTGGGATAATTATAATCTGCAGAATGACTCCGGGAAGACCTGTTACCACCGCGCCACCCGCGGCAAAAAACTGCATCGGTCCGTACGGCAATTCAATAAACAATCCCAGTATCACCAGGCCGAGAGCAAAAGCGAGCCGCCCGATGACCATGGCGATAAGAAGCGATAGATAGATATTCATCCCCATTTTTTTATAGGTCAATCCGGCGACAATACCATAGAGCGGCAACTCCAGAGTCATGAGCGGCACGGCATAAAGCGGCGGCATGCCGGTCAGAAGATGGGAGAGGACCGGCGCAAGCAGGCCGACAATGGCGCCGGCGGTAGCGCCGATGGTGAAGCCGCAAAGAAGGACCGGGATATGCATCGGGAGGAAAATTCGTCCGGCCACACCGAACTGATGAAAAGCGACCGGCAGGATAATTGTCAGGGCGAGATACAGGGCGATAAAGGAAATACGGCGGGGACCGAGCTTAACGGTCATATCTTCCGACCTGAAGCGTGGTACAACCCATGCTGGTCAACAATGTCGATTCTGTCGAAACCGGCGGAGCGGAACATCTCGTTCATCTTATCAGCAGAGGGCAAGACATCATGCGCCACCGGTCCGCCGGCATGATGATGATGTCTGGCAAGTTCCCGGCTTCCGAGAAGATGGATAATATGGAACGGCGCGCCCGGCTGGAGAACTCGCGCCACCTCCGCTATAACCCGCTCGGGATGAGCAAAATGAGCGAAGGAAGCGAAAGAGACCGCCAGGTGAAAATACCCGGACTGAAGCGGGAGCTGCTCGACATCGGCGTCAATGGCGAAACAGTTCCGGAAGGGGAAATTTTGAAGCGCCTTATG is a window of Candidatus Zixiibacteriota bacterium DNA encoding:
- a CDS encoding ECF transporter S component, producing the protein MTVKLGPRRISFIALYLALTIILPVAFHQFGVAGRIFLPMHIPVLLCGFTIGATAGAIVGLLAPVLSHLLTGMPPLYAVPLMTLELPLYGIVAGLTYKKMGMNIYLSLLIAMVIGRLAFALGLVILGLFIELPYGPMQFFAAGGAVVTGLPGVILQIIIIPPLVAAIKRAQRAN
- a CDS encoding methyltransferase domain-containing protein, with the translated sequence MNDRKEYFESFADDWDKNFTAEDLEFLTFLIDTFNLKEGNRVVDLGCGTGVLFDIIRRRVGDSGMVVGVDFSSRMAHKALQNFPFRNCFAIDADVEQLPLQSGYFHLAVSFASFAHFAHPERVIAEVARVLQPGAPFHIIHLLGSRELARHHHHAGGPVAHDVLPSADKMNEMFRSAGFDRIDIVDQHGLYHASGRKI